One Hippoglossus stenolepis isolate QCI-W04-F060 chromosome 9, HSTE1.2, whole genome shotgun sequence genomic region harbors:
- the dpp7 gene encoding dipeptidyl peptidase 2 isoform X1, with translation MNQIVSLVPVSVLALFVLFAESLPHTHPKSRKHDGVQAEPQFTEKYFTQTMDHFNFNSMGNGTFSQRYLITDKYWQEGYGPIFFYTGNEGDIWEFAFNSGFITELAAQQRALVIFAEHRYYGRSLPFGKDSFNIPQVGLLTVEQALADYSVMITGLKQQLGATDCPVIVFGGSYGGMLSVYMRLKYPNVVAGALAASAPILSTAGLGDSRQFFQDVTADFERVAPECSDAVRGAFHQLKELAERQDYKGIQAKFTLCKPPSSAQDIHQLYGLLRNAFTLMAMLDYPYSTHFMGNMPANPVKVACETMLSGSDLLANLRNTAGIVYNSTGVLTCFDLYSLYLECADPTGCGLGFNSLAWDYQACTEVNLCFESNNVTDMFPPMPFTDRDREIYCSKRWAVVPRPDWFKTQFWGDDLSTASNIIFSNGDLDPWANGGVRKSLSSSLIAVNIPEGAHHLDLRGSHDADPVSVITARKTEADIIAQWVKMERRSLKKSL, from the exons ATGAATCAAATCGTGTCTCTCGTCCCAGTGAGCGTGCTCGCGTTGTTCGTGTTGTTCGCCGAGTCGCTGCCTCACACTCACCCAAAG tcCAGGAAACATGACGGCGTCCAGGCAGAGCCCCAGTTCACAGAGAAGTATTTCACTCAGACTATGGACCACTTCAACTTCAACAGCATGGGGAATGGGACATTCAGCCAGCGTTACCTGATCACAG ATAAGTACTGGCAGGAGGGCTACGGTCCTATTTTCTTCTACACAGGCAACGAGGGAGACATCTGGGAATTTGCCTTCAACTCTGGATTCATCACAGAATTGGCGGCTCAGCAGAGGGCACTTGTCATATTTGCCGAACAC AGGTACTATGGCAGATCCCTGCCGTTCGGCAAAGACTCTTTCAACATCCCGCAGGTCGGCCTGCTGACCGTGGAGCAGGCCCTCGCCGACTACAGTGTCATGATCACTggactgaagcagcagctggggGCCACAGACTGTCCTGTCATCGTGTTTGGTGGCAG TTACGGTGGAATGCTGTCAGTTTATATGAGACTCAAGTATCCAAATGTTGTGGCCGGAGCTCTGGCTGCCAGCGCCCCCATACTGTCCACTGCTGGGCTGGGAGATTCCCGGCAGTTTTTTCAAGATGTTACAGCA GACTTTGAGAGGGTTGCCCCTGAATGCAGCGATGCTGTGAGAGGAGCTTTCCATCAGCTGAAGGAATTAGCTGAGCGTCAAG ATTACAAAGGCATCCAGGCAAAGTTTACTCTGTGCAAACCTCCGTCATCTGCTCAGGACATCCACCAGCTGTACGGCCTGCTGAGGAACGCCTTCACTCTGATGGCCATGCTGGACTACCCCTACAGCACTCACTTCATGGGCAACATGCCCGCCAACCCTGTCAAG GTGGCTTGTGAAACCATGCTGAGTGGATCTGACCTACTTGCTAACCTCAGGAACACTGCAG GGATTGTGTATAATTCTACTGGGGTGCTGACATGTTTCGACCTGTACAGTCTGTATCTGGAGTGTGCTGATCCCACTGGGTGTGGACTGGGCTTCAACAGCTTGGCCTGGGACTACCAG GCGTGCACAGAGGTCAATCTGTGCTTTGAGAGCAACAATGTGACGGACATGTTTCCTCCCATGCCCTTCACTGACAGAGACCGTGAGATTTACTGCTCCAAACGCTGGGCTGTGGTTCCACGACCAGACTGGTTCAAAACCCAGTTCTGGGGTGATG ACCTCTCCACAGCCAGCAACATCATCTTCTCCAATGGAGACCTGGACCCGTGGGCAAACGGAGGG GTGCGCAAGTCCTTGAGCTCATCGCTGATCGCTGTCAACATCCCTGAGGGAGCCCATCACCTGGACCTGAG AGGATCCCACGATGCTGATCCAGTGTCAGTGATCACTGCCAGGAAAACAGAAGCAGACATCATCGCACAGTGGgtgaagatggagaggagaagTTTAAAGAAGTCACTTTAA
- the man1b1b gene encoding mannosidase, alpha, class 1B, member 1b: MHPPPRQDYVSLSLAGQGGGGYNNSKQWRRQSCWRKWKQLSRLQRSLILFILVLMFICGMATYPTVTEHLRGLPDAEHDIDSNSVLRPAIPHVLPEPVKQGRPPLPEQPSQRKLSNKRGPPVLQNRLQRKGNTSDTVVVDKAADSKKEGEEEPIISWRGAVIDTEQVTEGTKDGEKEDSPTNQEAIISKESETSRLETVRESFRHAWKGYKDFAWGHDELRPISKSYGEWFGLGLTLIDALDTMWILGLKEEFEEARTWVATELTFNKNVDVNLFESTIRILGGLLSTYHLTGDTLFLDKAKDIGSRLMPAFNTPSKIPYSDVNIGKGTAHPPRWTSDSTVAEVTSIQLEFRELSRLTQDPQYEAAVAEVMNQVHKLDGKLDGLVPMFINTNNGQFTHQGIYTLGARADSYYEYLLKQWIQGGKKDNQLLEDYLQAIEGIKKNMLQKSSPNGLTFVGEVSHGQFSTKMDHLVCFLPGTLALGAHNGLPADHMDLAKELMETCYQMYAQMETGLSPEIVHFNMHQGSIRDIDVKLADRHNLLRPETVESLFYLYRFTKDLKYQQWGWEILKNFNKYTKVSSGGYTSINNVRDPDYPSPQDKMESFFLGETLKYLYLLFSDDPDLISLDQYVFNTEAHPLPIWPSTA, from the exons ATGCACCCACCACCTCGACAGGACTATGTATCCCTGAGCCTTGCTGGACAAGGAGGTGGAGGTTACAACAACAGTAAGCAGTGGAGGAGACAGTCCTGCTGGAGG AAATGGAAGCAGCTGTCCAGGCTGCAGCGGagcctcatcctcttcatccttgTCCTTATGTTTATCTGTGGGATGGCCACCTATCCTACCGTCACTGAACACCTCAGAG GCCTTCCAGATGCGGAGCACGACATTGACAGTAACAGCGTCCTGAGGCCTGCCATCCCTCATGTGCTGCCTGAGCCTGTCAAACAGGGCCGCCCACCACTGCCAGAACAACCTTCCCAG AGGAAATTATCCAATAAGAGAGGACCACCCGTCCTCCAGAATCGCCttcagaggaaaggaaacactTCAGATACAGTGGTGGTGGACAAGGCGGCTGACAGCAAGaaagaaggggaggaggagccAATTATCAG CTGGCGTGGAGCAGTGATCGACACTGAACAGGTCACAGAGGGCACCAAGGATGGGGAAAAGGAGGATTCACCTACCAACCAAGAAGCCATAATATCCAAAGAGTCAG aaACTAGCCGGCTGGAGACGGTGCGGGaatctttcagacatgcatggAAGGGCTATAAAGATTTTGCCTGGGGCCATGATGAGCTTAGGCCCATCTCCAAGTCCTACGGCGAGTGGTTTGGCCTTGGTTTGACGCTTATTGATGCCCTGGATACCATGTGGATCCTGGGGCTTAAAGAAG AATTTGAAGAAGCAAGGACGTGGGTGGCCACAGAGCTGACCTTCAACAAGAATGTGGATGTCAACCTGTTTGAGAGCACCATTCGCATCTTGGGAGGTCTGCTGAGCACCTACCATCTAACTGGAGACACCCTGTTCTTAGACAAAGCT AAAGACATCGGCTCCAGGCTGATGCCTGCCTTCAACACCCCGTCCAAGATCCCCTACTCTGATGTGAACATCGGGAAAGGTACAGCCCACCCCCCTCGCTGGACCTCAGACAGCACAGTGGCTGAGGTTACAAGCATCCAGCTGGAGTTCAGAGAGCTCAGCCGCCTCACCCAGGATCCCCAGTACGAG GCTGCGGTGGCCGAGGTTATGAATCAGGTCCACAAGCTGGACGGCAAGCTGGACGGTCTCGTTCCCAtgttcatcaacacaaacaatggACAGTTCACCCATCAAGGCATCTACACACTTGGAGCCAGAGCAGACAGCTACTATGAATACCTCCTGAAGCAGTGGATCCAGGGAGGCAAGAAGGACAACCA gctctTGGAGGACTATCTGCAAGCTATCGAAGGTATTAAGAAGAACATGTTGCAGAAGTCTTCTCCTAATGGCCTTACTTTTGTAGGAGAGGTCTCACACGGACAGTTCAGCACTAAAATG GACCATCTAGTGTGTTTCCTGCCAGGCACTCTGGCCCTTGGTGCTCACAACGGCCTGCCTGCTGATCATATGGATCTGGCTAAAGAGCTGATGGAGACCTGCTACCAGATGTACGCGCAGATGGAGACGGGCCTCAGTCCAGAGATTGTCCACTTCAATATGCATCAGGGCAGCATCCGAGACATTGATGTGAAA CTTGCTGATAGACACAACCTCCTGCGACCAGAGACCGTGGAGAGTCTCTTCTACCTTTACAGGTTTACCAAGGACCTCAAGTACCAGCAGTGGGGCTGGGAGATTCTTAAAAACTTTAACAAGTACACTAAG gtttCCTCTGGTGGCTATACCTCCATCAATAATGTGCGCGACCCAGACTACCCGAGTCCTCAAGACAAGATGGAGAGCTTCTTCCTCGGAGAGACCCTGAAATATCTGTACCTGCTCTTCTCAGATGACCCCGACCTCATCAGCTTAGACCAGTATGTCTTCAACACTGAAGCTCATCCTCTGCCTATTTGGCCTTCCACTGCGTGA
- the dpp7 gene encoding dipeptidyl peptidase 2 isoform X2, with protein sequence MYDPQCVFHSYLTLFVPLCLLQRYYGRSLPFGKDSFNIPQVGLLTVEQALADYSVMITGLKQQLGATDCPVIVFGGSYGGMLSVYMRLKYPNVVAGALAASAPILSTAGLGDSRQFFQDVTADFERVAPECSDAVRGAFHQLKELAERQDYKGIQAKFTLCKPPSSAQDIHQLYGLLRNAFTLMAMLDYPYSTHFMGNMPANPVKVACETMLSGSDLLANLRNTAGIVYNSTGVLTCFDLYSLYLECADPTGCGLGFNSLAWDYQACTEVNLCFESNNVTDMFPPMPFTDRDREIYCSKRWAVVPRPDWFKTQFWGDDLSTASNIIFSNGDLDPWANGGVRKSLSSSLIAVNIPEGAHHLDLRGSHDADPVSVITARKTEADIIAQWVKMERRSLKKSL encoded by the exons atg TATGACCcacaatgtgtttttcataGTTATTTGACCCTCTTCGTCCCCCTCTGCCTCCTACAGAGGTACTATGGCAGATCCCTGCCGTTCGGCAAAGACTCTTTCAACATCCCGCAGGTCGGCCTGCTGACCGTGGAGCAGGCCCTCGCCGACTACAGTGTCATGATCACTggactgaagcagcagctggggGCCACAGACTGTCCTGTCATCGTGTTTGGTGGCAG TTACGGTGGAATGCTGTCAGTTTATATGAGACTCAAGTATCCAAATGTTGTGGCCGGAGCTCTGGCTGCCAGCGCCCCCATACTGTCCACTGCTGGGCTGGGAGATTCCCGGCAGTTTTTTCAAGATGTTACAGCA GACTTTGAGAGGGTTGCCCCTGAATGCAGCGATGCTGTGAGAGGAGCTTTCCATCAGCTGAAGGAATTAGCTGAGCGTCAAG ATTACAAAGGCATCCAGGCAAAGTTTACTCTGTGCAAACCTCCGTCATCTGCTCAGGACATCCACCAGCTGTACGGCCTGCTGAGGAACGCCTTCACTCTGATGGCCATGCTGGACTACCCCTACAGCACTCACTTCATGGGCAACATGCCCGCCAACCCTGTCAAG GTGGCTTGTGAAACCATGCTGAGTGGATCTGACCTACTTGCTAACCTCAGGAACACTGCAG GGATTGTGTATAATTCTACTGGGGTGCTGACATGTTTCGACCTGTACAGTCTGTATCTGGAGTGTGCTGATCCCACTGGGTGTGGACTGGGCTTCAACAGCTTGGCCTGGGACTACCAG GCGTGCACAGAGGTCAATCTGTGCTTTGAGAGCAACAATGTGACGGACATGTTTCCTCCCATGCCCTTCACTGACAGAGACCGTGAGATTTACTGCTCCAAACGCTGGGCTGTGGTTCCACGACCAGACTGGTTCAAAACCCAGTTCTGGGGTGATG ACCTCTCCACAGCCAGCAACATCATCTTCTCCAATGGAGACCTGGACCCGTGGGCAAACGGAGGG GTGCGCAAGTCCTTGAGCTCATCGCTGATCGCTGTCAACATCCCTGAGGGAGCCCATCACCTGGACCTGAG AGGATCCCACGATGCTGATCCAGTGTCAGTGATCACTGCCAGGAAAACAGAAGCAGACATCATCGCACAGTGGgtgaagatggagaggagaagTTTAAAGAAGTCACTTTAA